Proteins from a genomic interval of Lolium perenne isolate Kyuss_39 chromosome 1, Kyuss_2.0, whole genome shotgun sequence:
- the LOC127295839 gene encoding lachrymatory-factor synthase has product MAAEATEWEWSGRVASAVLGATPDEAWELLSDFLAFHRWNPRVAKCRRVSGAPRSPGCVRYCEGEPRGDGLGPDWAHETLHEHDAAGRRFRYEMNDNNMGFGRFFATFSVVDVEPGSPGAGCELRWEFECDPVRGTAKEALAARLQAGLDGMARRVEEAVSLRVATSGAVALEAPADLKLGTSIAV; this is encoded by the coding sequence ATGGCGGCAGAGGCAACCGAGTGGGAGTGGTCGGGGCGGGTGGCGTCTGCGGTGCTGGGCGCGACGCCGGACGAGGCGTGGGAGCTGCTCTCCGACTTCCTCGCGTTCCACCGGTGGAACCCGCGCGTCGCCAAGTGCCGGCGCGTCTCCGGCGCGCCGCGCTCGCCGGGGTGCGTGCGCTACTGCGAGGGCGAGCcccgcggcgacgggctcggccccGACTGGGCGCACGAGACGCTCCACGAGCACGACGCCGCCGGACGCCGCTTCCGCTACGAGATGAACGACAACAACATGGGCTTCGGCAGGTTCTTCGCCACCTTCAGCGTCGTCGACGTCGAGCCGGGCTCTCCCGGCGCCGGGTGCGAGCTGCGGTGGGAGTTCGAGTGCGACCCCGTCAGAGGGACGGCCAAGGAGGCGCTCGCCGCGCGGCTCCAGGCCGGGCTCGACGGCATGGCTCGCCGGGTGGAGGAGGCCGTCTCCCTAAGGGTAGCCACCTCCGGCGCCGTCGCGCTCGAGGCACCTGCCGATCTCAAGCTGGGCACGTCCATTGCTGTTTGA
- the LOC127295845 gene encoding lachrymatory-factor synthase, which produces MEETSSTQAPEQQAQEWNGAVEALLPSTPAAAAWPHLASFCALHRYLSGVDVCERVAGEDGQPGCVRYVASHPAPAGEEGQEQLQVKWAHEELLELDDAARTLSYAVVGGNMGFGRYVATMTVAEETEAAGCRIVWEFECEPVQGWSRDGLVGYLDHAVKGMAARIEEAATADES; this is translated from the coding sequence ATGGAGGAAACGTCGTCAACGCAGGCGCCAGAGCAGCAGGCGCAGGAGTGGAACGGCGCGGTGGAGGCCCTGCTCCCGTCGACCCCGGCTGCCGCGGCGTGGCCGCACCTCGCCAGCTTCTGCGCGCTGCACCGGTACCTCTCCGGCGTCGACGTCTGCGAGCGCGTGGCCGGCGAGGACGGCCAACCGGGCTGCGTCCGCTACGTCGCCTCCCACCCGGCGCCGGCGGGGGAGGAGGGCCAGGAGCAGCTGCAGGTGAAGTGGGCGCACGAGGAGCTGCTGGAGCTGGACGACGCCGCGCGCACGCTCAGCTACGCCGTCGTCGGCGGCAACATGGGGTTCGGCCGCTACGTCGCCACCATGACGGTTGCCGAGGAGACGGAGGCGGCGGGGTGCAGGATCGTGTGGGAGTTCGAGTGCGAGCCCGTGCAGGGGTGGAGCAGGGACGGGCTCGTCGGGTACCTTGACCACGCCGTCAAGGGCATGGCCGCGCGGATCGAGGAGGCCGCCACCGCGGATGAATCCTGA
- the LOC127295855 gene encoding N-alpha-acetyltransferase MAK3, with amino-acid sequence MSAAVMPETAPAEGGSSSSGGEEIAYVSYGGEQHLPLVMSLVDEELSEPYSIFTYRYFVYIWPQLTFLAFDAKDGKCVGTVVCKMGEHRGSFRGYIAMLVVLKPYRGRGIATELVTRSIRVMMESGCEEVTLEAEVTNKGALALYGRLGFIRAKRLYRYYLNGVDAFRLKLLFPRPQLGLHPMMVGEERDEQHMDSPYL; translated from the exons ATGTCGGCGGCAGTGATGCCGGAGACTGCCCCCGCCGAGGGCGGAAGCTCATCCAGCGGCGGGGAGGAGATCGCGTATGTTAGTTACGGAGGGGAGCAGCACCTCCCACTGGTGATGTCGCTGGTGGACGAGGAGCTGAGCGAGCCCTACTCCATCTTCACCTACCGCTACTTCGTCTACATCTGGCCTCAGCTCACCTTCCTC GCGTTCGATGCCAAGGATGGTAAGTGCGTGGGGACTGTGGTCTGCAAGATGGGGGAGCACAGAGGCTCCTTCAGGggttacatcgccatgctcgtcgtcCTCAAGCCCTACCGAGGCCGAGGAATCG CAACTGAACTGGTTACTAGATCCATTCGTGTAATGATGGAATCTGGCTGTGAGGAG GTGACGCTTGAAGCAGAAGTTACAAATAAGGGTGCCCTCGCTCTGTATGGTCGCCTTGGCTTTATCCGAGCAAAGAGGCTGTACAGGTACTATCTAAATGGTGTTGATGCTTTCCGTCTCAAATTACTATTTCCACGCCCCCAACTTGGTCTACATCCGATGATGGTGGGTGAGGAGAGAGATGAACAACACATGGATTCGCCATATTTGTGA